In Rosa chinensis cultivar Old Blush chromosome 1, RchiOBHm-V2, whole genome shotgun sequence, a genomic segment contains:
- the LOC112176670 gene encoding peroxidase P7 — protein sequence MASSSFIAILTFAFLLFLGTTRAQLSTNFYSNSCPRLFSTVKSTVQSAIKNEARMGASLLRLHFHDCFVNGCDGSVLLDDTANFKGEKNAVPNQNSVRGFNVIDNIKSAVENACPGVVSCADILAITARDSVVILGGPSWNVKLGRRDARTASQAAANNSIPPPTSNLNQLISRFSALGLSTKDMVALSGSHTIGQARCTTFRARIYNETNLESTLAQTRQSNCPRTAGSGDNNLAPLDLQSPTAFDNNYYKNLIQNRGLLHSDQQLFLNGGSTDSIVRGYSNSQSTFTSDFAAAMIKMGDINPLTGSNGEIRKNCRKPN from the exons ATGGCTTCATCTTCCTTCATTGCCATTTTGACCTTTGCTTTCCTTCTGTTCCTGGGCACCACTAGAGCTCAACTTTCAACGAACTTTTACTCCAACTCTTGCCCCAGGCTCTTCTCCACCGTGAAATCTACCGTGCAATCTGCAATAAAAAACGAGGCCCGGATGGGCGCCTCCCTCCTCCGCCTCCACTTCCACGACTGCTTTGTCAAC GGTTGCGATGGCTCGGTGTTGCTGGATGACACAGCAAACTTTAAGGGAGAGAAAAATGCAGTTCCTAATCAGAATTCGGTTCGAGGATTCAACGTGATCGATAACATCAAGTCTGCAGTCGAGAATGCGTGCCCCGGCGTGGTCTCATGTGCTGATATTTTAGCCATTACTGCCAGGGACTCCGTTGTTATC CTTGGAGGACCTAGTTGGAATGTTAAATTGGGAAGAAGAGATGCTAGAACTGCTAGCCAAGCTGCTGCTAATAACAGCATTCCCCCTCCAACGTCTAACCTAAACCAACTCATCTCCAGATTCAGTGCTCTTGGCCTTTCCACCAAGGACATGGTTGCTTTATCTG GGTCACATACAATTGGGCAAGCAAGGTGCACAACCTTCAGGGCTCGTATATACAATGAAACTAACTTGGAGAGTACTTTGGCTCAAACAAGGCAATCAAACTGCCCAAGGACCGCTGGCTCAGGGGACAACAACTTGGCTCCACTTGATCTTCAATCTCCAACAGCGTTCGACAACAACTACTACAAGAACCTTATCCAGAACAGAGGTCTCCTCCACTCCGATCAGCAGTTGTTCTTGAATGGTGGCTCCACCGATTCCATAGTGCGTGGCTACAGCAACAGCCAGAGCACATTCACTTCTGACTTTGCGGCCGCAATGATCAAGATGGGAGACATTAACCCGCTCACAGGATCCAATGGAGAGATTAGGAAGAACTGCAGGAAGCCCAATTAA
- the LOC112171230 gene encoding peroxidase P7 translates to MSKEDVSGRYAYKWLICDSTPLMAIFMTLALVASTDSAGLSTAFYSSSCPKLFSTVKPIVQSAINKNPRMGACLLRLFFHDCFVNGCDASLLLDDAPNFIGEKNVPPNKNSACGFEVIDQIKSAVERVCPGRVSCADIVAIAARDTVGILGGPKWEVQLGRLDARATNPIIANISIPTSKASLNELILRFSGAALNQRDLVALSGAHTLGQAQCYNFRKRIYNEDNINNDFAEQGRAKCPKTPGSGDAILASIDAETPTVFDNSYYKNLVQKKGPLHSDQQLFSGGQTDSLVKTYSESQESFFMDFVIAMLKMGSINPLIGPPFGEVRVICRRINPLF, encoded by the exons ATGTCAAAAGAAGATGTTTCTGGTCGTTATGCATACAAGTGGC taatttgtgactcaacacccCTAATGGCCATTTTCATGACCTTGGCTCTGGTTGCGAGCACCGACAGCGCTGGACTTTCGACAGCTTTTTACTCCTCATCTTGTCCAAAGCTCTTCTCCACCGTGAAACCTATTGTCCAATCCGCAATCAATAAGAATCCCCGAATGGGTGCCTGTCTTCTCCGCCTATTCTTCCACGATTGTTTTGTTAAT GGATGTGATGCATCGTTGCTCCTGGACGATGCGCCGAACTTTATAGGAGAGAAAAATGTGCCTCCGAACAAGAACTCTGCATGTGGATTCGAAGTCATTGATCAAATCAAGTCCGCCGTCGAGAGAGTGTGCCCGGGCAGAGTCTCTTGTGCCGATATAGTTGCTATTGCAGCAAGAGACACTGTTGGCATT CTTGGAGGGCCAAAATGGGAAGTCCAATTGGGAAGATTAGACGCGAGGGCTACAAACCCCATCATCGCCAACATCAGCATACCAACTTCAAAAGCTAGCCTAAACGAGCTCATCTTGAGATTTAGCGGCGCCGCCCTCAACCAGCGAGACCTGGTTGCTCTGTCAGGCGCTCACACACTAGGCCAAGCACAGTGTTACAACTTCAGGAAACGCATATACAACGAGGACAACATCAACAATGACTTTGCCGAACAAGGAAGAGCTAAATGTCCGAAGACCCCTGGCTCCGGTGACGCCATTTTGGCTTCCATCGACGCTGAAACTCCGACTGTGTTCGACAACAGCTACTACAAGAACCTTGTCCAGAAGAAGGGGCCACTCCATTCCGATCAGCAGTTGTTCAGCGGAGGGCAAACAGATTCACTAGTGAAAACTTACAGTGAAAGCCAGGAAAGCTTCTTCATGGACTTTGTGATTGCTATGCTCAAGATGGGGAGCATAAACCCGCTGATTGGTCCTCCATTTGGCGAGGTCAGGGTGATTTGCAGGAGAATCAATCCATTGTTTTGA